A single genomic interval of uncultured Desulfobulbus sp. harbors:
- the lnt gene encoding apolipoprotein N-acyltransferase translates to MMKPSCNSDSLVVLISASLASAALLALAMPGKVGWWPLLFIALMPLFMVALYARPGRSALAGFVFGLVYHLALMYWILIVLGRYGDLPLWVSIPALFLLSSYMALYPALFCFLLSRVAGRSWHRERSIAPLVWGAPVIWVGLEYLRGMLFSGFPWMDLGYGLYSQPKLIQAADIGGHHLITFTLVLCNALLVALVDRQRRAVRWGVHFERRLLIAAVAFAVFVGGYSLVRYQVVALIADRSMQAHVAVVQGNIDQALKWSAEVKSATVDTYVKLSRRALQGQDTELVVWPETALPFYPQEDPLMDRVSGFTGKNNTWLLTGAPLYTLKPQTDGKPLIRYYNGAVLVGPDGAMHGSHAKQHLVPFGEYVPMRELLPFLEPLVVSVGDFSAGTEKGPMVLGPMRLGMLICYESIFPEISHEAVLRGANLLVNITNDAWYGRSSAPYQSLAMAVFRAVENKRSLIRAANTGVSGFVDPMGHVIKESTIFVEDALVAQVPMLELTTVYNRQGFRFGAVCALGMAFMVVVRSRHQD, encoded by the coding sequence ATGATGAAACCCAGCTGCAACTCTGATTCCCTTGTTGTCCTGATTTCCGCCAGCCTTGCCTCCGCTGCCCTGCTTGCCCTGGCCATGCCCGGGAAAGTTGGTTGGTGGCCGTTGTTGTTCATCGCCCTGATGCCGCTGTTCATGGTGGCGCTGTATGCGAGGCCGGGCAGGAGCGCCCTGGCAGGATTCGTTTTCGGGCTGGTCTATCATTTGGCCCTGATGTACTGGATCCTGATCGTGCTCGGCCGATACGGCGATCTGCCGCTTTGGGTCTCGATCCCGGCCCTTTTTCTTCTTTCCAGTTATATGGCCCTCTATCCGGCCCTGTTCTGCTTTCTGCTGAGCCGGGTGGCCGGGCGTTCCTGGCATCGTGAACGCTCGATAGCGCCCCTGGTCTGGGGGGCACCGGTGATCTGGGTGGGCTTGGAATACCTCAGGGGGATGCTGTTCAGTGGTTTCCCCTGGATGGATCTGGGGTATGGTTTGTACAGCCAGCCCAAGCTTATCCAGGCGGCAGATATCGGCGGTCACCATCTGATCACCTTTACCCTGGTGCTGTGCAACGCCCTGCTGGTGGCCCTGGTTGACCGGCAGCGGCGAGCAGTGCGCTGGGGCGTCCATTTCGAGCGACGACTGTTGATTGCGGCGGTTGCCTTTGCTGTTTTTGTCGGTGGGTATTCACTGGTCCGCTATCAGGTGGTCGCCTTGATTGCCGATCGCTCCATGCAGGCCCATGTGGCCGTGGTGCAGGGAAATATCGATCAGGCGCTGAAATGGTCAGCCGAGGTCAAGTCGGCCACGGTGGATACCTATGTCAAGCTCTCGCGGCGAGCCCTTCAGGGGCAGGACACGGAACTGGTGGTCTGGCCGGAGACCGCCTTGCCCTTTTACCCGCAGGAGGATCCGCTGATGGACCGGGTGAGCGGCTTTACCGGGAAAAACAACACCTGGCTGCTCACCGGCGCACCACTCTATACTCTCAAACCCCAGACTGACGGCAAGCCGCTGATTCGCTACTACAACGGCGCGGTTCTGGTCGGCCCGGACGGCGCCATGCACGGGAGCCATGCCAAACAGCATCTGGTCCCCTTCGGCGAATACGTGCCGATGCGCGAGTTGTTGCCCTTTCTCGAGCCGCTGGTGGTCAGTGTCGGCGACTTCAGTGCCGGAACGGAAAAAGGGCCCATGGTCCTTGGCCCGATGCGGCTGGGCATGCTGATCTGCTATGAGTCGATCTTCCCGGAGATTTCCCATGAGGCTGTCTTGCGAGGCGCCAATCTGTTGGTCAATATCACCAACGATGCCTGGTACGGCCGCTCCAGTGCGCCGTATCAGTCTTTGGCCATGGCGGTTTTTCGCGCGGTGGAGAATAAGCGCAGCCTGATTCGCGCAGCCAATACCGGTGTCAGCGGTTTTGTCGATCCCATGGGGCATGTGATCAAGGAGAGTACCATCTTCGTCGAGGATGCCCTGGTTGCCCAGGTACCCATGCTGGAGCTGACTACCGTCTATAACCGCCAGGGATTCCGTTTCGGTGCGGTCTGTGCCCTGGGCATGGCCTTCATGGTTGTCGTCCGCAGCCGTCACCAGGATTGA
- a CDS encoding hemolysin family protein codes for MENIDPSPASPVPSDEEPPGKSFFEKVKSALGFRGGPDTTEALEHEILELLEEGEEQGLISVHEERLINSIFDFRETIASEIMTPSAEMVCADITSSIPELIRLINEEGYTRIPIYTDNPDQIIGILHAKDLLRICTRGNDADFQLKEFLNPVTFIPESKPLTELLREFQQKKMHMVIVVDEFGGVRGLVTLEDVIEEIVGEIDDEHDDENSELRVVDERTVIVDAKIDIEEVEAHFRVSLPEGPFESVGGFIIHRLGKVPASGSLVQENGLSFKVLGADPRRIKSVRIVRNDETQLQL; via the coding sequence ATGGAAAATATTGATCCGTCGCCGGCCAGCCCGGTACCGTCGGACGAGGAACCCCCTGGTAAGTCGTTTTTTGAAAAAGTTAAATCCGCCCTTGGCTTTCGCGGTGGCCCGGATACCACCGAAGCCTTGGAGCATGAAATCCTCGAACTTTTGGAGGAGGGCGAGGAGCAAGGTCTGATTTCCGTCCATGAGGAACGGCTGATCAACTCCATCTTTGACTTTCGCGAGACCATCGCCTCTGAAATCATGACCCCGTCGGCGGAAATGGTCTGTGCCGACATAACCTCCTCGATTCCGGAACTGATCCGCTTGATCAACGAGGAGGGCTACACTCGCATTCCCATTTACACCGATAATCCGGATCAGATTATCGGCATCCTCCATGCCAAGGATCTGCTTCGTATCTGCACCCGCGGCAACGATGCCGATTTTCAGCTCAAGGAATTTCTCAATCCGGTCACCTTTATTCCCGAATCCAAACCGCTGACCGAGCTGCTGCGCGAGTTCCAGCAGAAAAAGATGCACATGGTGATTGTTGTCGACGAGTTCGGCGGCGTACGCGGCCTGGTGACGCTTGAGGACGTTATCGAGGAAATCGTCGGTGAAATCGATGACGAACACGATGACGAGAACAGCGAGCTGCGTGTGGTTGACGAGCGTACCGTTATTGTCGATGCCAAGATCGATATCGAAGAGGTGGAGGCCCATTTTCGGGTCAGCCTGCCCGAGGGGCCGTTTGAGTCCGTGGGCGGGTTTATCATTCATCGTCTGGGCAAGGTGCCGGCCTCGGGCAGCCTGGTTCAGGAGAACGGTCTCTCCTTCAAGGTGCTTGGCGCCGATCCCCGCCGGATCAAAAGCGTGCGCATTGTCCGTAATGATGAAACCCAGCTGCAACTCTGA
- a CDS encoding carbon starvation CstA family protein has protein sequence MTVFLLCLGLLLLGYLFYGAFVDRVIGSDEKRATPATTMADGADFVKMHPAKVFLIQLLNIAGLGPIFGPILGALYGPAALVWIVLGAIFAGAVHDHFSGMLSVRYQGKSIPDVVGYQLGNGFKQFMRLFSIVLLLLVGVVFVLGPAKLLGNMTGLAVPAWVAIIFAYYFLATVLPIDKIIGRIYPFFGAVLIFMAVGLISALAWQGYDFYPTLTLENLNPKGLPMWPLMFITIACGAISGFHATQSPMMARCLDNEKNGKRIFYGSMIGEAVIALIWATLGMAFYHGSDGLQAALANGGPAAVVNQISTTLLGHAGGILAIIGVILLPITSGDTAFRSARLIIADFINLPQAQGLKRLYIAIPLFVVGFLISKAPFEAIWRYFGFSNQTLATIVLWAGAAYLIKKGSCHWIATIPATFMTAVCASYLAYAKIGFGLPIDIATIIGVVAAVAACGAFFFAFRNPALVAEEA, from the coding sequence ATGACTGTTTTTCTCCTCTGTCTCGGCTTGCTGCTGCTGGGATATCTCTTCTACGGGGCCTTTGTCGACCGGGTGATCGGTTCCGACGAAAAGCGTGCCACCCCGGCTACGACCATGGCGGACGGGGCCGACTTTGTCAAAATGCATCCGGCCAAGGTCTTCTTGATTCAGTTGCTCAACATAGCGGGCCTCGGCCCGATCTTCGGTCCGATCCTCGGCGCCCTCTACGGGCCGGCAGCCCTGGTCTGGATTGTCCTTGGGGCCATCTTTGCCGGTGCGGTCCACGACCATTTCTCCGGCATGCTTTCGGTCCGCTACCAGGGCAAGAGTATTCCCGATGTGGTCGGCTACCAGTTGGGCAACGGCTTCAAGCAGTTCATGCGCCTCTTTTCCATCGTCCTCCTCCTCCTGGTCGGAGTGGTCTTTGTCCTCGGACCGGCAAAACTTCTGGGCAACATGACCGGCCTGGCCGTCCCTGCCTGGGTCGCAATTATCTTTGCCTACTACTTCCTTGCCACCGTTCTTCCCATCGACAAGATCATCGGCCGCATCTACCCCTTCTTCGGTGCGGTGCTCATCTTCATGGCGGTTGGCCTGATCAGCGCCCTGGCCTGGCAGGGCTATGACTTCTACCCGACGCTGACCCTGGAGAACCTCAACCCGAAAGGCCTGCCCATGTGGCCGTTGATGTTCATCACCATCGCCTGCGGCGCGATCAGCGGATTCCACGCCACCCAATCACCGATGATGGCCCGCTGTCTGGATAACGAGAAAAACGGCAAAAGGATTTTCTACGGTTCCATGATCGGCGAAGCGGTTATCGCCCTGATCTGGGCAACGCTCGGTATGGCCTTTTATCATGGCTCCGACGGCCTGCAGGCCGCCCTGGCCAACGGCGGCCCAGCCGCAGTGGTCAATCAGATTTCCACCACCCTGCTCGGTCACGCCGGCGGCATCCTGGCCATCATCGGTGTCATTCTCCTGCCGATCACCTCCGGCGACACCGCCTTCCGCAGTGCCCGCCTGATCATCGCCGACTTCATCAACCTGCCCCAGGCACAGGGCCTGAAGCGGCTCTACATCGCCATCCCGCTGTTCGTTGTCGGCTTCCTGATCTCCAAGGCTCCGTTTGAGGCCATCTGGCGCTACTTTGGCTTCTCCAACCAGACCCTGGCCACCATCGTTCTCTGGGCCGGTGCCGCCTATCTGATCAAGAAAGGCTCCTGCCACTGGATCGCCACCATTCCGGCCACCTTCATGACCGCGGTCTGCGCCAGCTATCTTGCCTATGCCAAGATCGGTTTCGGACTGCCGATCGATATAGCCACCATCATCGGAGTGGTTGCCGCGGTCGCTGCCTGTGGCGCCTTTTTCTTTGCATTCCGCAACCCCGCCCTGGTTGCCGAAGAGGCATAA
- a CDS encoding sensor histidine kinase — protein sequence MDLLIFSLDNIFLLLQQMAAFLVIAYLFTKTPAFRSFRVESLADRHMLSLYLVFSVFSILGTYFGLPVKDAIANTRAIGAVLAGIVGGPKLGLAVGFTAGLHRFTLGGFTALSCGVSTTTEGLIGGLVHLYLLRNHRQHLLLSPQVAFFTTFVAEISQMLIILALARPFADALDLVQVIALPMILANSAGAAIFVSIIRDQQRTYDELSVLFSAKAMRIAERTLTILGKGFPAAGAEELAQIVHEETGVGAVAITDREKVLAFTGIGSDHHRAGQVLTSPHIIKSIEENRIVYADGINQSWKCALATDCPLGSALSVPIRVDNELIGTINLFETKDTLFLGLNKTLGEGIANLISDQILHARYNEQKNLLVQAELKLVQAQINPHFLFNALNTIIAVIRKDADQARDLLLHLSNFFRKNLKRTTDISTLAEELDHVQSYLKIEKARFGDQLTLEMDIDQSLLALRLPVFSLQPLIENAVKHGISQILGPGRVRLSAHRQGDTAVIEIEDNGGNFQKNREPRGLGMNIVEKRIKNLYGDQYGLEVSCIRQEKTLITIRLPY from the coding sequence ATGGATCTGCTCATCTTTTCCCTTGATAATATATTCCTGCTCCTGCAACAGATGGCGGCGTTTTTGGTCATTGCCTACCTCTTCACCAAGACCCCGGCGTTCCGGTCTTTTCGGGTCGAATCGCTGGCCGACCGGCACATGCTCAGCCTCTATCTGGTCTTTTCCGTCTTCTCCATTCTCGGCACCTACTTCGGTCTGCCGGTCAAGGATGCCATCGCCAACACCCGCGCCATCGGGGCCGTGCTGGCCGGCATCGTCGGCGGACCCAAACTCGGCCTTGCGGTCGGATTCACCGCCGGTCTCCATCGCTTCACCCTGGGCGGCTTCACCGCCTTATCCTGTGGCGTTTCCACCACAACCGAGGGGTTGATCGGCGGCCTGGTTCACCTCTACCTGCTGCGCAATCACCGCCAACACCTGCTGCTCAGCCCCCAGGTCGCCTTTTTCACCACCTTTGTGGCCGAGATCTCCCAGATGCTCATCATCCTGGCACTGGCCCGCCCCTTTGCCGATGCGTTGGACCTGGTGCAGGTCATCGCCCTGCCGATGATCCTGGCCAACAGCGCCGGTGCCGCGATATTCGTCAGCATCATCCGGGACCAGCAGCGGACCTACGATGAACTGAGCGTGCTCTTTTCCGCCAAGGCCATGCGCATTGCCGAGCGTACCCTGACCATCCTCGGCAAAGGATTTCCCGCAGCCGGTGCCGAGGAACTGGCGCAGATAGTCCACGAGGAAACCGGCGTCGGCGCGGTGGCCATCACCGACCGGGAAAAGGTTCTGGCCTTTACCGGCATCGGCTCCGACCATCACCGGGCCGGGCAGGTCCTGACCTCTCCGCACATCATCAAATCGATCGAGGAAAACCGAATCGTCTATGCAGACGGCATCAACCAGTCCTGGAAATGCGCCCTTGCCACGGACTGCCCCCTGGGCTCGGCCCTGTCGGTGCCCATTCGGGTCGACAACGAACTCATCGGCACCATCAACCTCTTTGAAACCAAGGATACGCTCTTCCTCGGCCTCAACAAGACCCTGGGCGAGGGCATCGCCAACCTGATCTCCGACCAGATCCTCCACGCCCGCTACAACGAGCAGAAGAACCTGCTGGTGCAGGCGGAGCTCAAACTGGTCCAGGCCCAGATCAATCCCCATTTTCTCTTTAACGCGCTCAACACCATCATCGCCGTGATCCGCAAGGACGCTGACCAGGCACGTGACCTGCTGCTCCATCTCTCCAATTTTTTTCGCAAAAACCTCAAACGGACCACCGATATCTCCACCCTGGCCGAGGAACTTGACCACGTGCAATCCTATCTCAAAATTGAAAAGGCGCGCTTCGGCGACCAACTGACCCTGGAGATGGATATCGACCAGAGCCTGCTTGCCCTGCGGTTGCCTGTCTTTTCGCTGCAACCGTTGATTGAGAATGCGGTCAAGCATGGCATCTCACAGATACTCGGACCGGGCAGAGTCCGCCTCAGCGCCCATCGTCAAGGGGACACCGCGGTGATCGAGATCGAGGACAATGGCGGCAACTTTCAGAAGAACCGGGAGCCCAGAGGGCTGGGGATGAATATTGTCGAAAAAAGGATTAAAAATCTTTATGGAGATCAGTACGGCTTGGAGGTATCCTGCATCCGTCAAGAAAAGACCTTGATTACCATCCGCCTGCCCTACTGA
- the btsR gene encoding two-component system response regulator BtsR, which yields MIRALIVDDEPHAREELQALLAETGAIEVVGASANALEGIKAINTLRPEVLFLDIHMPVINGFEMLAMVNQKFMPHVVFTTAYDEYSLKAFEEKTLDYLLKPVEPARLAKTIAKLRELLRSGPAPVYDVDPINRIPCLVGQRVRLVCLQEVEYVATGVAGTQVFTAEDGLYTEITLKVLEERAGLLRCHKQYLVNMECIREIVFLTNGAAEIHTLSGKKIPVSRRYLKYLKQRLLL from the coding sequence ATGATACGCGCCCTCATTGTCGACGATGAACCGCATGCTCGGGAAGAGTTGCAGGCCCTGCTGGCCGAAACCGGGGCTATCGAGGTGGTGGGTGCAAGCGCCAATGCCCTGGAGGGAATCAAGGCGATCAACACGCTGCGGCCGGAGGTGCTCTTTCTTGATATCCACATGCCGGTCATAAACGGTTTTGAGATGTTGGCCATGGTCAACCAGAAGTTCATGCCCCACGTGGTCTTCACCACCGCCTACGATGAATATTCCCTCAAGGCCTTTGAGGAAAAAACGCTGGATTACCTGCTCAAGCCGGTGGAGCCGGCACGACTGGCCAAGACGATTGCCAAGCTGCGGGAGTTGCTGCGCTCCGGGCCGGCCCCTGTGTATGATGTGGATCCCATCAATCGCATCCCTTGCCTGGTCGGACAACGGGTCAGGCTGGTCTGCCTCCAGGAGGTGGAGTACGTGGCCACCGGTGTGGCCGGGACCCAGGTGTTCACCGCCGAGGATGGGCTCTATACGGAGATCACCCTCAAAGTGCTGGAGGAGAGAGCCGGGCTTCTGCGATGCCACAAGCAGTATCTGGTCAACATGGAGTGCATCAGAGAAATTGTCTTTCTCACCAATGGCGCGGCTGAAATCCACACGCTTTCCGGAAAAAAGATCCCGGTGAGCCGACGCTATCTCAAATACCTCAAACAACGCCTCCTCCTCTAG
- a CDS encoding thermonuclease family protein, translated as MIRISFFCLAVVLLSSTCFAYSGVVVNVFDGDSITLMNKGKKLRVTLYGIDAPELKQEHGPESRDFLASFVNKESVEATSIGKVGKGKMTGTVMLGDDNINELMILNGKAWVDRKGCREEFCNTWIKMEEAAKATRKGLWSSPAPEPPWEFQKHGPRKTIAPNKTHIKVAPR; from the coding sequence ATGATCCGTATTTCTTTTTTTTGTCTGGCCGTCGTCTTGTTGAGTTCCACCTGTTTCGCCTATTCCGGCGTCGTTGTGAACGTCTTTGACGGTGACAGCATCACTCTCATGAACAAGGGCAAGAAACTTCGCGTCACCCTCTATGGAATCGATGCTCCGGAACTCAAACAGGAGCACGGCCCGGAATCACGAGACTTTCTCGCCTCTTTTGTCAATAAGGAATCCGTTGAGGCCACCTCCATTGGCAAAGTTGGCAAGGGCAAGATGACCGGGACGGTCATGCTCGGCGATGACAACATCAACGAGTTGATGATCCTCAACGGCAAGGCCTGGGTTGACCGAAAGGGTTGTCGCGAAGAGTTTTGCAACACCTGGATCAAGATGGAAGAGGCGGCCAAGGCCACCAGAAAAGGCTTGTGGAGCAGTCCCGCCCCCGAACCTCCCTGGGAGTTTCAAAAACATGGGCCCCGCAAAACGATAGCACCGAACAAGACCCATATTAAGGTTGCACCTCGATAA
- a CDS encoding (2Fe-2S) ferredoxin domain-containing protein has product MAIPEKQILVCQSFRSKGDPKGICHKQTDGFLQYLEEEILDRGLDVQIIATGCLKQCENGPVMVVQPNNWWYKGVTSTEIIDEILDSIEEGEPAADYLIG; this is encoded by the coding sequence ATGGCTATCCCTGAAAAACAAATTTTGGTTTGTCAGAGTTTTCGCTCAAAAGGCGATCCCAAAGGCATCTGCCACAAGCAGACCGACGGCTTTTTGCAGTATCTTGAAGAAGAGATCCTTGATCGCGGCTTGGATGTACAGATTATCGCCACCGGTTGTCTCAAACAGTGCGAGAATGGTCCGGTGATGGTGGTCCAGCCGAACAACTGGTGGTACAAGGGCGTGACCAGCACCGAGATTATCGATGAGATTTTGGACAGCATCGAGGAAGGGGAACCTGCCGCGGATTATCTCATCGGGTAA
- a CDS encoding NifB/NifX family molybdenum-iron cluster-binding protein — protein MTVIPISTAPGYVEPQSEISASALQLPVAPIASFRMRYAPEGRKGQALNASEVLTEIGQHEGVTHVEIDGPGDPLASIAATMATVSMIRQEYPNLSLGVTTLGWGAADQAKGLADAGLNGVTLLVETQEAETAEKLYAWIRPGKKTVPLQVVVPQFLDEQVKAVKAFADAGVAVTIRTTVYPGLNAHQLVTLAENMAQLGATAMELVPFVADLEQENVPEEPTRVHMEQIAKLTNQYLPTTSLLVAVESCGCASGCGCGSKETIDVGLPKPTKTRMRVAVASGSGMDVDLHLGQTKTFLIYGPREDGLNCLLETRQAPPAGSGEARWDQLAETLHDCFALLAASAGQRPREVLAGHGIRVLLTEDNIEGTVDVLYGGGKKKKCK, from the coding sequence ATGACCGTCATCCCTATTTCCACCGCCCCCGGATATGTCGAACCTCAGAGCGAAATATCTGCTTCTGCTTTGCAGTTGCCGGTGGCTCCCATCGCCTCTTTTCGAATGCGATATGCTCCTGAAGGAAGAAAAGGTCAAGCGCTGAATGCATCCGAAGTTTTAACCGAGATAGGTCAGCATGAGGGGGTGACCCATGTGGAAATCGATGGCCCAGGAGATCCCTTGGCCTCCATAGCCGCAACCATGGCCACCGTTTCCATGATTCGCCAGGAATATCCAAATCTTTCCCTTGGCGTAACGACTCTTGGCTGGGGGGCAGCCGACCAGGCAAAGGGGTTGGCCGATGCAGGCTTGAATGGAGTGACCTTGCTGGTGGAAACCCAGGAGGCGGAGACGGCTGAAAAGCTGTATGCCTGGATTCGCCCTGGCAAGAAAACCGTACCCTTGCAGGTGGTCGTTCCCCAATTCCTGGATGAACAGGTCAAGGCGGTCAAGGCCTTTGCCGATGCCGGGGTTGCGGTCACCATCCGGACAACAGTCTACCCAGGACTGAATGCTCATCAGCTTGTTACTCTCGCAGAGAATATGGCACAACTTGGGGCCACGGCAATGGAACTGGTGCCCTTTGTCGCCGATCTGGAACAGGAGAATGTGCCGGAAGAGCCGACACGGGTGCACATGGAGCAGATTGCCAAACTGACCAATCAGTACCTGCCGACCACCTCGCTGCTGGTGGCTGTCGAATCCTGTGGTTGTGCTTCAGGGTGCGGCTGCGGTTCCAAGGAAACAATTGATGTCGGCTTGCCGAAACCGACCAAGACCCGGATGCGAGTTGCTGTTGCCAGTGGCAGCGGCATGGATGTGGATCTTCATCTCGGACAAACAAAGACGTTTCTTATCTATGGCCCCCGTGAAGATGGCTTGAACTGTCTGCTGGAAACACGGCAGGCTCCACCCGCAGGCAGTGGTGAGGCGCGTTGGGATCAGTTGGCCGAAACCCTGCATGACTGTTTTGCCCTGTTGGCAGCCAGTGCCGGTCAGCGTCCACGGGAAGTCCTCGCTGGGCACGGTATTCGTGTTCTCCTCACCGAGGATAACATCGAAGGCACGGTCGATGTGCTTTACGGTGGCGGCAAAAAGAAAAAATGTAAATAA
- the nifK gene encoding nitrogenase molybdenum-iron protein subunit beta — protein MLLRHTPKEIKERSAVVINPAKTCQPIGAMYAALGIQGCLPHSHGSQGCCAYHRSALTRHYKEPISASTSSFTEGASVFGGQANLLQAINNIFNVYNPEVIAVHTTCLSETIGDDLPQIFKKAKTDGLVPEGKTVLGANTPSYVGSHVTGFSNMVKAMADLAEPTGKKNGKVNVIPGWVEPSDMEEIKRLAALVGADITLFPDTSGVLNGPLTGEYSMFPKGGVTVAELKGCGDAIGTLALGDWCSADAARLLDTKYKVPCRVLDIPYGLKATDRFIDALRTVAGTVVPDEIAYERGQLVDLISDMHQYFYHKKVALYGDPDQLIAMTEFLVSIDMCPVHIVTGTPGKRFEDRIKELTKDSPFPVNVRQKADMFLLHQWIKNDPVDLLIGNTYGKYIARDEDIPFIRWGFPILDRQGHQYFPTVGYKGGLRFLEKVLNALLDRQDRDASEIKLELVY, from the coding sequence ATGCTACTTCGACATACACCCAAAGAAATTAAAGAGCGCAGCGCCGTCGTCATTAACCCGGCGAAGACCTGCCAGCCCATCGGCGCCATGTACGCGGCATTAGGTATTCAAGGCTGTCTTCCCCACAGCCACGGCTCCCAGGGTTGTTGCGCCTATCATCGCTCCGCCCTGACCCGGCACTATAAAGAACCGATTTCGGCATCCACCAGTTCCTTTACTGAAGGGGCTTCGGTCTTCGGCGGACAGGCCAACCTGTTGCAGGCTATTAACAACATCTTCAACGTGTACAATCCGGAAGTCATCGCCGTCCATACGACCTGTCTTTCAGAAACCATCGGCGACGACCTTCCCCAGATCTTTAAGAAGGCCAAAACTGACGGACTGGTACCCGAAGGCAAGACCGTGCTCGGCGCCAATACTCCGAGTTATGTTGGCTCCCATGTCACTGGTTTTTCCAACATGGTCAAGGCAATGGCCGATCTGGCAGAGCCCACCGGGAAGAAAAACGGCAAGGTCAATGTTATCCCCGGTTGGGTTGAGCCGTCTGACATGGAAGAGATCAAACGGTTGGCCGCCCTGGTCGGTGCCGATATCACCCTGTTCCCGGATACCTCCGGTGTCCTCAACGGACCGCTGACCGGCGAGTACTCCATGTTCCCCAAGGGTGGCGTCACCGTTGCCGAACTCAAGGGTTGCGGCGATGCCATCGGTACCCTGGCCTTGGGTGACTGGTGTTCGGCGGATGCAGCCCGCCTGCTGGATACCAAGTACAAGGTTCCCTGCCGTGTGCTCGATATCCCCTACGGCCTGAAGGCAACCGACCGCTTTATCGATGCCCTGCGCACAGTGGCCGGTACCGTGGTTCCGGACGAGATCGCCTACGAACGTGGGCAGTTGGTGGATCTGATCTCCGACATGCATCAGTACTTCTACCACAAAAAGGTAGCGCTGTACGGCGACCCCGATCAGCTGATCGCCATGACCGAGTTCCTGGTCTCCATCGACATGTGTCCGGTACACATCGTCACCGGCACCCCCGGCAAGCGGTTCGAGGATCGGATCAAAGAGCTGACCAAGGATTCTCCCTTCCCGGTCAACGTTCGCCAGAAAGCTGATATGTTCCTGCTCCATCAGTGGATCAAGAACGATCCGGTCGACCTGCTCATCGGGAACACCTACGGCAAGTACATTGCCCGTGATGAAGACATCCCCTTTATCCGCTGGGGCTTCCCGATCCTCGATCGTCAGGGGCATCAGTACTTCCCGACAGTTGGCTACAAAGGCGGACTCCGCTTCCTGGAAAAAGTGCTCAATGCTCTTCTGGATCGTCAAGACAGGGATGCATCTGAAATCAAGTTGGAGCTGGTGTACTGA